From Brassica rapa cultivar Chiifu-401-42 chromosome A06, CAAS_Brap_v3.01, whole genome shotgun sequence:
CCCATTCCACGTTCTTCTCGTGAATGTAAAGGTCCATTGAGCAAACTTATTTTTCCAGTAGGAAATGTCACTGCAAGAATTATCtatatttcaatttttcatCTTAACATGCTTTCTCTCTTTATGAAATTTCTATTTTCAAATTAACTACATGATAGTGAGAGAAAGAGGAAAGAAAAGTAAAATACAAAAACATCCAAACGTACGTGTTTATAGGTAACGTAACAAACGTGTACATGTGCACGAAAAGGCATATATTAGTTTCACAGTAACCGTTGCAACCCACTTCTTTAGAAGTTTCCTTATTCCACATTGTAAAATCCGACAAAGACacagaaacaaaacacaaaaattCATTGATTGGGTTTAAGAAGGTGAAGAGAATGAAGAAGCAGACAAACACAAACTCAGTCTTGGAGAAGAAACTTGAAGAACTCGAGAATCTAAGTGAATcactcacttttaatgaagatGATCCCAGTGTCTACCGCGATATCGAACTCCGAGTTATTTTCGCGAAGACCCTCTTAGCGGCTGAGATTTCTTCCCGGCCTAACGacacagaaggagaagaaggcagTGAAGAAAGGGTGAAATTTGCTTGCATGGCCAAGAGGTTAACCGAACTCGAAGAGGCTTTTACAACCAATCGACTCTCCGGTCGTGATGATGAGAATTTGGATAATAATGATGGTGTTGGCGATGGTGAAGCCGGTTCGGTTGTCTCGTGGGTGAATTCTTGTCAGGAAGAACTCGATAAAGCAGAGgaagagaaggaggaggaggaggagaagttGCTATTGTTTCAAGATGCTTCATCGGAGGAGAAGAAAGGAGATGAAGACGATGAGCAGTGGCCATTGTTTCAAGATGCTTCATCGGAGGAGAAGACAGAGGTTACGTTTCCTGCAGTGCCGGTTAAGGAAGAGGTAGTGGTTAGAGATGTGAAAGACAAGAGGCGGTTTGGTTTTATGGATTTGATCTGTTTCGGTTTAATGGGTGTGATTATAACCTTACTATTAGGGTATATTGGTGATATCACAGAGGAAGATCCTTTTCTTACCCCTACTTAGGTGATTGTTTCATTTGATTTTCACTCTGTTTTTAGTTTCATTCTTTCAGTTTGCTACTTGTATGAATACATTAGATGGTTGTATTCTTTCATTGTATGGTTTAATGAATGAGTATGAAGTATAGTAATCAAAAAgctatgatttttaaattacaaaaacaaagacagaaagaagagagaacTTGTAATTTGTGGAATTTTTTTCTCGTACCAAATGCATACCAAAGTGACAAACAGAGCCAAACCGTTCACAAGAAATCGAACATATGACCTTTCTATGGAGATGGGTAAATACTGTTAAAAAATTGGCTCCTAATTAAATACAGTAGCATCATCAGACACATGCTTGACCAATTTTTAATTAGAGCCGGTTCTAACATCAATGTCAAATAAGAACATAATTAATGAGAGTTCTTAACtttaattttaactaaaaaaacactaaaaaaatAACACCTaaataatagatataaaaaacgtttcttagcaaaaaaatatcaaatcgtATGTTGTAAGAATCCT
This genomic window contains:
- the LOC103873247 gene encoding mitotic apparatus protein p62, yielding MKKQTNTNSVLEKKLEELENLSESLTFNEDDPSVYRDIELRVIFAKTLLAAEISSRPNDTEGEEGSEERVKFACMAKRLTELEEAFTTNRLSGRDDENLDNNDGVGDGEAGSVVSWVNSCQEELDKAEEEKEEEEEKLLLFQDASSEEKKGDEDDEQWPLFQDASSEEKTEVTFPAVPVKEEVVVRDVKDKRRFGFMDLICFGLMGVIITLLLGYIGDITEEDPFLTPT